GATGTCTCGAGCCAGGGAACCAAATTTGGCAGTGATGCCGATGCCGGACTTTAGAACGCACGTTTACTGGGGAATAGCGACTTATCCTGTCTTCATCTTTCTCTCATTGACTGCAATCGAACTCTTGCATGTCTGCCCTCTTCAAGACAGCAGGCTGATAGGCTACGGATATCTCTTGTTCGTCTTGGGAAGCGACGTACCTGATATTGACTCAAAAAGCGCCTTGATAAAGAGAATCTTTGAAGTGCTTATCGCGGGTCTCTTTGCCTGCGTCTTTTACTCCTCGGTGATTTCGCCAGAGATTCAGCCTTTTGTTCTATCCTGGCTTAATTCTATGTCTCTTGCAGTTGCAATTTCCTTTTCCCTTGCCATTGCATTGGGCGTGGTCGTCTCAAAAGCGATAAATCTTCTGAGTCACAGGGGCTTCTTCCACTCAGTGTGGGGAGGACTCCTCTACGGCCTGATCATCGTAACAACGGTGCTTCTAAGATCAGAACTGCTTGGGGGCGAGATGAACTACACAGAAGTGCTGTTTCTCGGTGTTGCGGGCTCTGTCGGCTATTATCTTCATCTAATTCTTGATAGAGTCCACGGCTTTGCAAAAGGGTGGAGAGTGCCAGCCGCTCAAAATGAAAAGGACGGTGTATGAGCTTAATGTTACATCCAGAAAACCTCTTCCAAAAAGATAGTCAATAAAACAAACTCACAAGAGATATCATTGACAGCGTTCCTAATGGTTTTCTATTCACTTGTTTTTCGGAGTCTGTCCATAGTACGCCTCTTTCCCATGCTTTCGGAAATAGTGTTTGTCCATTATGTGTTTTGGAAGGATGCCTGTTTCCGCGTTTATAAGCAGTGAAAGGCATGCCATCTTAGCTATCTC
The sequence above is drawn from the Mesotoga sp. BH458_6_3_2_1 genome and encodes:
- a CDS encoding metal-dependent hydrolase, translating into MPDFRTHVYWGIATYPVFIFLSLTAIELLHVCPLQDSRLIGYGYLLFVLGSDVPDIDSKSALIKRIFEVLIAGLFACVFYSSVISPEIQPFVLSWLNSMSLAVAISFSLAIALGVVVSKAINLLSHRGFFHSVWGGLLYGLIIVTTVLLRSELLGGEMNYTEVLFLGVAGSVGYYLHLILDRVHGFAKGWRVPAAQNEKDGV